AAAAAAAGCACAGGGATTATACCGGTCAGGGCAGAGCTAAGAGTAAAGTGTGGCATATATGCCCCTATGGGATTAACAATATACCCTAATATATCAGATACGCCCCCGACAATACCTCCGGCTAAAGGGCCAAACATTATTCCACCTAAAATTATCGGCAATCCACCAAAACCAATCCTTACACCCTCTATTCCTCCAATAGCGATTCGAATACTTGCTATTCTTGTTAAAATTATACTCAATGCAATTAATAAACCAATATTGGTTATAATACGTGATGATATTTTCATATTCATTCTCCTTGATATAGCTTTAATTTCTGCTACATCAAGTAGAATGTTA
The nucleotide sequence above comes from Atribacterota bacterium. Encoded proteins:
- a CDS encoding folate family ECF transporter S component, with product MKISSRIITNIGLLIALSIILTRIASIRIAIGGIEGVRIGFGGLPIILGGIMFGPLAGGIVGGVSDILGYIVNPIGAYMPHFTLSSALTGIIPVLFLHISRKDSLNILNLILAIAIGQIITTAIMVPYFLHILFGIPWKVLIIPRLVSVPINILIYSLLIRIILTRYQKIFPQPRD